The following coding sequences lie in one Spea bombifrons isolate aSpeBom1 chromosome 5, aSpeBom1.2.pri, whole genome shotgun sequence genomic window:
- the TAF2 gene encoding transcription initiation factor TFIID subunit 2 → MNRKKGDKGFESPRPYKLTHQVVCINNINFQRNSVIGFVELTIFPTVANLNRIKLNSKQCRIYRVKVNELEAAFIYNDPTLEVCHHESKQRNLNYFSNAYAAAVSAVDPDAGNGELCIKVPSELWKHVDELKGLKVYIEFSLDQPKGGLHFVVPNVEGSMAERGAHVFSYGYQNSSRFWFPCVDSYSELCTWKLEYTVDASMVAVSNGDLVEIVYTHDMRKKTFHYTLPIPTASPNISLAVGPFEILVDPYMHEVTHFCLPQLLPLLKHTTSYLHEVFEFYEEILTCRYPYSCFKTVFVDEAYTEVSSYASMSIFSTNLLHSTLIIDQTPLTRRFLAQSLAQQFFGCFISRMSWSDEWVLKGISGYIYGLWMKKTFGVNQYRHWIKEELDMIVSYELKTGGVLLHPTFTAGKEKDNPSSHFHFSTKHPHTLSWEYYNMFQCKAHLVMRLIENRISMEFMLQVFNKLLSLASTASSQKFQCHMWSQMLVSTSGFLKSISNVSGKDIQPLIKQWVDQSGVVKFYGSFAFNRKRNVLELEIKQDCSSLGTQKYVGPLKVTVQELDGSFNHTLQIEENSLKHDIPCHSKSRRNKKKKIPLMNGEEVDMDLSAMDADSPLLWIRIDPDMSVLRKVEFEQADFMWQYQLRFERDVVAQEEAILALESFPTPASRLALTDILEQEQCFYRVRMMACFCLAKIANAMVSTWTGPPAMKSLFTRMFCCKSCPNIVKTNNFMNFQSYFLQKTMPVAMALLRDVHNLCPKEVLSFILDLIKYNDNRKNKFSDNYYRAELIDALANSVTPAVSVNNESRTLDNLNAEVRLILEEITRFLNMEKLLPGYRHTITVSCLRAIRVLQKNGHVPSDPTLFKSYAEYGHFVDVRVAALEAVVDYTKVDRSSEDLQWLLNMAQNDPLPYIRHKILYMLSKNPPFTKNVDSPLCNEALVDQLWKLMNSGTSHDWRLRCGAVDLYHILFGPSRPSCLPLPELGLVLNLKEKKAVLNPTIIPEPVTSSLDPLPNANMHGQVTGFQSHDEDSVVKENMPIPQGMKRKLDAILDLQLEPGQVLEKNEDSNKVKLKIREEEEIDMDTVHDSQAFIYHHLNMLERPSTPGKEQSSLDMHIHPMPPTPLSSFIKESGSSKHSDHHHHHHHDHKKKKKKHKHKHKHKHKHESKDKEREPVAFSNSPASGRSLRSPSLSD, encoded by the exons GAGGAATCTGAACTACTTTTCCAATGCATATGCAGCCGCGGTGAGTGCGGTGGATCCAGATGCTGGAAATGGGGAGCTTTGCATCAAAGTTCCTTCTGAATTATGGAAGCATGTTGATG AGTTAAAAGGCTTGAAAGTATACATTGAGTTTTCTCTGGACCAGCCGAAAGGCGGACTGCATTTTGTCGTCCCCAATGTTGAGGGCAGCATGGCTGAACGTGGAGCGCATGTGTTTTCCTACGGCTATCAAAATTCTTCCAG GTTCTGGTTTCCTTGTGTTGATTCGTACTCAGAGCTGTGCACGTGGAAGCTGGAGTATACGGTTGATGCCTCCATGGTGGCTGTTTCCAACGGAGATCTTGTAGAAATAGTTTACACCCATGACATGAGGAAAAAGACTTTCCATTACACGCTTCCAATCCCCACAGCCTCCCCTAACATTTCCCTGGCAGTTGGGCCTTTTGAGATCCTTGTTGACCCCTATATGCATGAG GTGACCCACTTCTGTTTACCACAGCTGCTCCCTCTTCTGAAACACACTACCTCTTACCTGCATGAAGTGTTTGAGTTCTATGAAGAGATTCTCACATGCCGTTATCCATATTCTTGCTTCAAAACGGTCTTTGTGGATGAAGCGTATACGGAAGTATCATCGTACGCATCAATGAGTATTTTCAG TACAAACCTCCTGCACAGTACGTTGATTATTGACCAGACTCCGTTAACCAGAAGGTTTCTGGCTCAGTCTTTGGCTCAGCAGTTTTTCGGTTGCTTCATTTCGAGAATGTCCTG GTCAGACGAGTGGGTTCTGAAAGGTATCTCTGGGTATATTTACGGCCTCTGGATGAAGAAGACATTTGGTGTTAATCAGTACCGGCACTGGATCAAAGAA GAGCTGGACATGATCGTCTCCTATGAACTAAAAACCGGAGGGGTTTTACTGCACCCGACATTCACAGCTGGCAAAGAAAAGGATAA cccATCTTCACACTTCCACTTTTCAACCAAACACCCGCATACCCTGTCCTGGGAGTATTACAATATGTTCCAGTGCAAGGCCCACCTGGTCATGCGACTGATTGAAAACCGCATCAGTATGGAATTCATGCTCCAG GTTTTCAACAAGCTTTTAAGTTTGGCCAGCACGGCTTCATCTCAAAAGTTCCAGTGCCACATGTGGAGTCAAATGTTGGTTTCGACATCTGGCTTTTTGAAATCCATCTCCAACGTGTCTGGAAAAGACATCCAACCTTTAATAAAACAGTGGGT AGACCAGAGCGGGGTTGTGAAGTTCTACGGCAGCTTTGCATTTAATAGAAAGCGAAACGTTCTGGAATTGGAAATAAAGCAGGACTGCAGTTCTCTGGGGACTCAGAAATACGTG GGTCCACTTAAAGTAACTGTTCAAGAGCTTGATGGGTCTTTTAACCACACGCTACAGATTGAAGAAAACAGCCTGAAGCATGACATACCGTGCCACTCGAAAAGCAGAAG gaacaaaaagaaaaagattccATTGATGAACGGAGAAGAAGTAGACATGGATCTGTCTGCAATGGA tGCCGATTCTCCACTGCTGTGGATAAGAATTGATCCGGACATGTCGGTGTTGAGGAAGGTTGAGTTTGAGCAGGCAGATTTCATGTGGCAATATCAGCTGCGCTTTGAAAGAGACGTGGTTGCGCAGGAAGAAGCCATCCTCGCTCTGGAATCCTTCCCGACTCCCGCATCGCGATTGGCGCTGACGGACATCCTTGAACAAGAACAGTGCTTCTATCGAGTGAGAATGATGGCATGTTTCTGCCTCGCCAAG ATAGCTAATGCGATGGTGAGCACGTGGACGGGACCCCCCGCAATGAAATCTCTCTTTACCCGCATGTTCTGTTGTAAGAGCTGCCCCAACATTGTCAAGACCAACAACTTCATGAACTTCCAGAGCTATTTCCTACAGAAG ACGATGCCGGTCGCTATGGCTTTGTTGAGAGATGTTCATAATCTCTGCCCCAAGGAAGTACTTTCGTTTATCTTAGACCTCATCAAGTACAATGACAACAGGAAAAACAAG TTTTCAGATAATTATTACCGCGCAGAGCTGATCGACGCACTTGCGAATTCGGTAACGCCTGCTGTGAGTGTCAATAATGAATCGAGGACTCTGGATAATCTGAATGCTGAAGTCCGTCTTATTCTAGAGGAGATCACTCGCTTCCTAAACATGGAAAAACTACTCCCCGGTTACAGGCATACAATAACCGTCAG ttGCCTCAGAGCCATTCGTGTCCTTCAGAAGAATGGGCACGTTCCTAGTGACCCAACACTCTTTAAATCCTACGCAGAATATGGACACTTTGTGGATGTCAGAGTTGCAGCTTTGGAGGCCGTTGTTGATTACACTAAAG tTGACAGGAGCTCTGAAGATTTGCAGTGGTTACTCAACATGGCCCAGAACGATCCTTTGCCTTATATACG GCACAAGATTCTGTACATGTTGTCAAAGAACCCCCCATTTACAAAGAACGTGGACTCTCCATTGTGTAATGAAGCTCTGGTTGATCAGCTCTGGAAACTCATGAATTCAG GTACCTCGCATGACTGGAGATTGCGATGTGGGGCTGTGGACCTGTACCACATACTATTCGGCCCCAGCAGACCCTCGTGTCTGCCCCTGCCAGAGCTTGGATTAGTCCTTAATCTGAAGGAGAAGAAAGCTGTCCTGAACCCCACTATTATCCCAGAGCCCGTAACGAGCAGCCTGGATCCTTTGCCAAATGCCAACATGCACGGGCAAGTTACAGGATTCCAAAGCCAC GATGAAGACTCCGTAGTCAAGGAAAACATGCCCATCCCACAGGGTATGAAAAGGAAGCTGGACGCCATACTCGACTTGCAGCTGGAACCCGGGCAGGTACTGGAGAAGAATGAGGACAGCAATAAAGTGAAACTCAAAATCAGA gaagaagaagaaattgaCATGGATACAGTGCACGACAGCCAGGCTTTCATATATCATCATTTGAATATGTTGGAAAGACCATCGACACCAG GGAAAGAACAGTCCTCTTTGGACATGCACATTCATCCCATGCCCCCGACACCTCTGTCCTCTTTTATTAAAGAATCAGGATCATCGAAGCACAGTGACCATCACCATCATCACCACCATGAccacaagaagaagaagaagaagcataAACACAAGCATAAGCACAAACACAAGCATGAAAGCAAAGATAAGGAGCGCGAACCTGTTGCCTTCTCAAACAGCCCCGCTAGTGGGCGCTCACTCCGTTCCCCGTCGCTGTCAGACTGA